The genome window cctttggtacctgttagtccattgttggattctgtgattctgctgctgttttgttccttcagtttttcctttgttcttatactccacagatgagtgaaatcatttggtatttctctttctctgcttggcttatttcactgagcataataccctctagctccatccatgttgttgcaaatggtaggatttgttttcttcttatggctgaataatattccattgtctctatataccacatcttctttatccattcatctactgatggacacttagattgcttccatttcttggctattgtaaaaagtgctgtgatacacataggggtgcatatgtctttttgaatctgagaagttgtattatttgggtaaattccaaggagtgggatttccaggtcaaacggtatttctatttttagttttttgaagaatctccatactgctttccacaatggccaaaccagcttacattcccaccagcagtgtaagagggttcctctttctccacatcctcaccagcatttgttgttcttagtcttttcgacgccggccatccttactggtgtgaggtgacatctcattgtggttttaatttacatttccctgatgattagtgatgtggagcatcttttcatgtgtctgttggccatctgaatttcttccttggagaactgtctcttcatatcctctgcctatttgttaATCTGGTtagttgctttttgggtgttgaggcatgtaagttctttatatattttggatgttaaccccttgtcagatatgtcatttacaaatatattctcccatactgtaggatgcctttttgttctgttgatggtcttctttgccatacagaaactttttaggttgatgtactcccatgagttcatttttgcttttttttcccttgcttgaggaaatgcgttcaagaagaagttgctcatgcttatattcaagacattttttgcctatgttgtcttctaagagttttatggtttcatgacttacattcaggtctttgatccattctgagtttacttttgagtatggggttaaacaataatccagtttcattctcttacatgtagctgtccagttttgccaacaccagctgttgaagaggctgtcatttccccattgtatgtccatggctcctttatcatatattgaccatatatgcttgggcttatatctgggctctctagtctgttctattggtctataggtctgttcttgtgccagtaccaaattgtcttgatcactgtggctttgtagtagagtttgaagttggggagcataatccccccagctttattcttccttctcaggattgctttggctattcggggtcttttgtggttccatatgaattttagaactatttgctctagttcgttgaagaatgctgttggtattttgatagggattgtattgaatctgtagattgctttaggcaggatggccattttgacaatattaattcttcctatacaggagcacagaatgtgtttccatttattggtatcttctttaatttgtctcatgagtgttttgtagttttcagagtataactctttcacttctttggttaggtttattcctaggtattttattttttttggtgcaattgtgaatggaattgttttcctgatttctctttatgctagttcattgttagtgtataggaagcaacagatttcagtgtattaattttgtatcctgcaactttgctgaattcagatattagatctagtagtttcggagtggagtctttagggttttttatgtacaatatcatgtcatatgcaaacagggacagtttaacttctttcttgcaaatttggatgccttttatttctttttgttgtctaattgccatggctagggcctccggaactatgttgaataaaagtggggagggtgggcatccttgtcttgttcctgatcttaaaggaaaagctttcagcttctcgctgttcagtatgatgctggctgtggattcatcatatatgccctttatgttgaggtacttgtcctctatacccattttgttgagagtttttatcatgaatggatgttgaattttgtcaaatgcttttttcagcatctacggagatgatcatgtggtttttgtcctttttgttgatgtggatgatgttgatggatttttaaatgttgtaccatccttgcatccctgggatgaatcccacttggtcattgtgtatgatcctcttgatgtagttttgaattcggttttgctaatattttgttgagtatttttgcatctacattcatcagggatattggtctgtagttttctttttcggtggagtctttacctggttttggtattagggtgatattggccttgtagaatgagtgtggaagtattccctcctcttttactttttggaaaactttaaggaggatgggtattaggtcctcactaaatgtttgataaaattcagcagtgaaaccatctggtccaggacttttgttcttaggtaatcttttgattaacaattcaatttccttgctggtaattggtctattcagattttctgtttcttcctgggtcagccttggaaggttgtatttttctagaaagttttccgttttttctaggttatccagtttgttagcatataatttttcatagtattctttcataattctttgtatttctgtgatatccctagtgatttttccttttttgtttatgtgtatttaaatatgCAGTTAACTTTAACAACAGGTTTGAACTGTGGAGGtccagttacattttttttcagtaaatacatttgaaatttttttggagatatgcaataatttgaaaaaaaacagttTCTTTAGCTTGCTTTAAGAATGCAGCATAtaatacacaaaatatgtgttgtttATATTATCAGGaagacttctggtcaacagtaggctattagttaagttttgggggattCAAAATTTATACAAGGATTGTTGactatatcaactatattccaataaaaaacgTGTACATGGTAAAAAATCTTAAGCAAAAGTTAAAAGACGGATGATaatttatggaaaatatttatgattCATATTGCAGAGAAAGGGCTAATTCTGATGCATAAAAATCTACAAATCTGTAAGAAAAATACAACTGACAACCCTATGAGAAATGTACAAAAAAAGTTGTGcagacatttcacagaaaaggaaatataaagaattctcaaagaCCCTCAAGAAATACCATAGCAATGAGGTGAGATAGGTGAAGTaagtgaagggggaaaaattagcGAGAAAGGGAGGCTGTTTGATATCTTTATctaggtgatggttacatgagtgtacacCCATGTCACAATGCATCCAGgcatacactaagatttgtgcattatTATatgtacttcaatttaaaaacaagaaagaagtgTCAAATATATAAAAGGATGCCTAAACTCATTTaccataagagaaatgcaaatcctgTTAAACTTACATTTGTAATGATCAAAAAGTTTTATAGAGAGTTGAGAGGGTATGGGTTTAAGTAAACAGGCCTCACCCATTTGTTGGTGGAAGTAAAATTTGATAACACATCCACAGAGTGCAATTTGGCAATATCCATCAAAATCAAGATTGATTGGTCAACATCACACCCTCTGAATATTTGCACATAGATGAAATGGGAATGTGTTGATCACTCTGGATTTTTTACTGTGTTagcaaaagattggaaacaacctaaatgtcaagAGTGGATTGGTTAAATTATGTTACAGTGTTAATgtggccagagagaaagcaaacttTTTCCACTGTTATGGAACAATCTCCAAGGTATGGTAAGTGGCAAAAGCAAGTTGCAGAGCAGTTAATGTATTTTGCTTCCATTTGTGTGAAAAAGTGGACAACTGTGCACTGAACATTTCTGGAAGGCAgcaaagggaagagggaggacTGGTTGTTGGGCAGAAGCTGGGTGGCTGGGAGAATGGCTGTGAGAGAGGCTTCCCCCATATGTTCCTTTGAACTTTTGGACTTTTGaaccacatacaaaaaaaacaaacgaatacattttaaaaggaagtaGGCCTGCAGCTGCTTATGTCCTGTCTGGAAATGAAACTAAATCAGAAGTCAGAAGAAccagaaagggagaaagacatCCCTGACGACCTCACGCAAGCACCTACGTCTGCGGTTTCCAATTATGTGAGCCATCAGATTCTCCTCTTTGGTTCACATCTGTTTTAGCTGTGTTGGCAAGTGTCTTGATCATTATGTTCATCAAAGATCACAattttccccccagctttattgaggtataatttgccAAACATGCTCTTTTAGTGATGTATTTTCTTGTTTGTGTGGTAGctcctgatgccagcacagtgtctggcattgTAGAAAGCAAGAGCATccatttaacaaatgaagaaCGTGAGGCCCAAGGAAAACCCATCCACTTCAAGACGTCACACAGATAGGGAGAGTGGGgctagaacccaggtctcctggtgTCAGGCCAAGTCCATTGACTCAATTCAagaagtgtttattgagcaccttctccCTGCCAGGCTCTGAGCTGGGCATGTGATTATGGAGGGAAATAAGGAAGATGGTGGCTTCTTGCTAACCACACTGTTTGGAGGGCAaccttcacccccaccccaccccacacaccaaATAGAGGAGTTTGTAAACCCCAGTGAGTCCCTCATGCATGGGGGTTACAGAATGAGGATCTGGGACCAAGAGGCCTGCCAGACTCCCAGTTCCAGAAGACTGTTCTGCCTATGTCTTCTCTGCCCACACTGGGCTCTGGCATGTGGCTCCCTACTATCCTCACCCACAGTACTGTGCTCCCAGGGGCCTGAGGCTTGCGCCTGCCCTGCTGGTAGCAAAGGATCAGGGCTTCATCAACCCAAACAGGGCTGTCCTCACAGGAGCAGTGGGCACACGGGTCCTACCCAAACCCATCCACTTCAAACAGGTGCCTATGAGTCCCCATTAGCAACCATTTGCCCACTAAGctggattcttttttaaaacattcctcACTGAGACCATAGTTCACTGTCAttcattgttcatttttctgccttctttctggTACTGTGCATGGTACTTGAGCAGGGAGAACTACACAGATTAAAAAGATACTACTTTATGTATGTATACAAAAACTTTAAAGAGTTATCATTCCACATGTGAAAAAAGGTTGATGAACCAATAAAAAAAGCCCCCATCAAgacatttctctgagcctcaatgtttcctcaaatgtaaaatCAAGacaatacctacctcacaggattgtCATGAGGGTTGATTGATCATGGGAGGCATTTACAGTAATGTTCCTAAGACCACTGCTGTAACAgcaaaaaaattggaaactacCTAAAAGTTGGTCCTTGAAAAACTAGTTAAATAAACTGTGGTTAAGACTTCTGGTTAAATGTGGAAGATTGGCCATGAGGATTTGTCTTCTTTCCCTTCCAAAATGTAACTAAATAACAGGAGAGGTGTCAAAgaggcataaatctacaaagactCAGAAGAAGACAGCAGTGGACACAAGACTCTGACAAGACTTTGGAGGTTGGGCAGTGGGAGAAGGATGGTGCCAGGCCAAGCAGGGCAAAGGGAGTCAGGACACAACGCTCAGAGATTATGGAAGTCCCCAGACCCTGGGTTAGGGCCTGGCTGAGCACAGGGGGGAGCTGAGACACTGTGCTTAACGTGTGGAGACTCCTGGGGCTCCCCTACCTCTCACACTTGAGTCACACACACCACCCCTCTGCACACTCACTTTCAGGAGGCTTTGGACTTGGTGACACCAGACCCAGGAGAGGTGTGGCTTGAGGCTAGAAACGGGAGCCTCCACAGCTGCAGATCTAGCCCCTGCCCCCAAACACACATATCAGCAGGAATGGAGAATGGAGGATATTCTCTCAAAAAACTGGCCTGAGAGAACCTGCCACCACCTATCAACaaattttcccccaaaaaagGATATATTAAACTTcccagaaagtaaaacaaaaacacaaatgagTTGGGAGTGGTCAAGGGAACCTCACTCAGCTTTATGTCCAATGTTTTAATATTCTGCAAGGAGAATGCAATCacattatttgtgtaatttaaaaaaacgGAGCCCGTGTGGTAACGCATGTAACATGTCTGGCATAGTAGGTCTCTGATAGTTTCTCTTCCCTCCAGGATCCCAGGGCTTGGCAGGAAGACCCCAAACCTTTCTGGACAGAACTCAGCCAGAGGTCATAGGGTTTGAATAGCTGATTGTGATAGTGGTGTGGCTAGCCCCTCAATCCCCATTTCAACATTCCCAAGGGCATGCTTCTGTTCCAGATTAGAAGGTATTTTACAAGATGTGTTGAGGGACACACAAGGTCTCTGAAATTAATTACTAGTTTGGTCAGGTTTGACTGATGTGGATGGACCAAGTTCATGAATCAGTGTGGGAATGACCCAGCTCCCTTCTATCCCAACATCTAGTTAGTTAAGCTATTAGAAgaggaaaatacaataaaagaaacCCTTTATTAAAACCTTTATTAAAGGTTTTCTTCGTGTTGCCTACATCAGAATCACTGGACGTGCTTGTAAAGAATTGAGCTTGCCACCTCCCCCACATCTTTTGAATGAGCCTTGGGAATGGGGCCCAGAGATTTGGCTGCAAACCCATGACGCAGGTAAACCTAGAAGCCACAGTCTCTGTGACAtaaatatattactttatttttctttagctcaACTTACCTTTGTATTTATTCTCCATTCTACCTGCTTGCAGAAAacatccttttatttatttccaggTGAACTCAGTCATCCCATCCCTTTTCCTGCCTCCAACACTGATCTAAATTTGAGGAGTCCCTTAGCACCCCAGCataggtggggtgggtgggaaggctgCTCAGTGAAAGTCCTCTCAGATAAATCTGTGGATCATATGTGCCCTCATTTCTACTTTGCTGTTGCCCCCAGGATCCAATAGCAATATGCCCACTTTCCAACCCACATGGACTCGGCTCTGGGTTCTATGCCTTCCATGTCCCCTATACTTGGGTGTTGGGAAAACAAGGATAACTCCTAAAACAGTGACATATTTTCTGTGCCTCCACTAGCTATGCCCCTGCTAGTGTGGGGTGTTGGAGGTGGCCTCTGCCTGTTTGCACCTCCTACAACCTTCCCTGTCTTAAACCCAGACACTGCACTTTTGACCTTAAAAGCCTGGAATATGGCATCTTTGTTCTTTGGCTAGAAAACAAAGTAGTCTCAGGGCCAGAAAGCAAGAACTAGCACCCCACAACAGTCTGTAAGACCCTGAGGAAAACTGTTCTTTTACATCCTTTTCACATAGGCTGAGCCACCCAGACATTCTGTATCTGCACAAGGACCCAAGGACCAGGGAAATGGCTGCTCCTGGGAGGAAGGGAACTGAGAGCATGTCATCTTACCTCTGCTGAGCACCCAATATGTGCTCCTAGTTCACTTACCTCCCCAAGACAGCTGGGAAACACCTCTGGTGACAGAGCCACTCCCCAGGCTTCTGCTGGGAGGGAGTGGGGTACTGCGTGGGGGAGGTTCTCACACCCAGAGGCCCTGGGAAGCCTGGGTGACAGAGGGAAGAAGTTGGCTCTTACTTGTTCTCAGAGACCAAGGCCACCAGCTTCCCCTGCACCCTTCCCAGTATGCAGTGAGTATCCCATGCCAACAGGGGCAAGTGGCAGAAGTGTGAGTGTGGCTGCGAGGGCAGTGGTCAGGCCTCCCCAAGAGTGAAGATGCCTCCATCACTCTTGAGGCTTTCCTTGATCCCCCCAGTGTATAGGCAGCTCACCTGGTCCCATCTCTCCTCTCTGTAGAGCCAGGCCCGCTGGGAAGGAGCTAGGTTGGTGGGAGCAGCTGCTGGGGTGATCAGAGGACCTAAAGAGTCACCCATTAGGAATAGAAGGGGCTGTAGATAATCTCCTCCTACCAAATTCCAGATCAAGCcatttaagaaatatgtatttagtgcctacattatgtaatatattttaggTCCAGAGATGGGACAgaacctgtccaaggtcactcaTATGAGCCTAATAAGCATGTAAATTAGCACAATATACCTGGGTACTGCAGGTGCTACTCTTGCCTACTGtcttttccccaaagaaaaacaaaagctctgtCCATTTGCCCAGACCTTGTGCCTGAGATCAGAGGCTGAGCCCTCCTGCAGCCAGGAAGCTGACCCAACTCGCAAAGGAAGAACTAGGTTTTGGCTGGTCTGCAAGCACCACGTGAAGGAGCCCCAGGGGACAACCTCGTGCCCTCCTCCCTTGGGGTCCTAGGTTTGCCCAGCTCAGTGGTCCTAACCTGCCAAGTTTGGTTTGAAACCCAGTGGTGAGAAGAAGCAGTTTCCAcactgtaagtccggggaaaggaaatcctggggcacaatacctctaaaaaccgcaaaagtagaaataaactttaaaatccgtttattgcttacaaacttcagTTCGGggccttctctttttcctgctccagcagcagcaaaaccgatCCTCCCCTTACCTCtcagtacagataagccctccgtgcctaggtaattacccactgatatggaggtgaacttctttccacccctgaggaatgatgcaaatacactaaagccatactttctCCACCCTTGAGCGCCTGTTGATGTTGCAGATGTCCTAAACCATGCgggatattctgaaaatattacaattttacccacacacactTTGCAGTGACTTGGTTAGGGGGATAGAGCCTGGCTCCTCTTCCGTTTTTTCATACCCTCTAAGCAGCCAGGGGCCCTAATCTCCTCGAGACATCTCACTCGGGGCGCCGAGGGGCTGGGGACCAATTCCCATCACTCCAGTCCACCTCAGCAGCAGGCTCCCAGCTCTTCGCATTGCCCATTCTTATTTCCCACCCCAGCTTATTCCAAATGCCCAAGGCGGGTCACCAGGCGTTGTGACTTGCGTGCAGGCCGAGACCTTGGGTTGCGTGGTGTGTGGACTGGTGTACAGGTTTCACGGATGAGCTGGCACGTGGTTTGGGGCTGAGGGATGCCGTTGAGGGCAAAGTGAGGCGTGGGGATGGCTGCGAGGGCAGTGATGCTCAGACCCGGTTAGCGGTGAGGATAGCAAATGCCGCAGCCATTAGGCTTGCGGCTCGCGGGGGCCGAAGGAGGCGCCGGCGCCGCGGCGCCAAGCGCGCTGCCCCGTCAGGCtccgcccccgccgccccgctCCCGCAAGTCGCCCGCCGCGCTCCGCCCCCGCCCGCAGTGCCCGGATGTGGGTGACGTGCGGCCGCCATCTTCCCGTCCCGGGCAGCCAGCGCCAGTCGGAGCCAGCGCAAGCCGCCGCTGCCGCTTCCGCTATCACTGCCGCTGCCAAGTCCTCCGCTCGCTACCCCCGCCATGTGAGTCGGCCGCCTGCGCCCACACCGGGCTTGCCTGCGCCAGCCGCCGCCATTGGGAGCGCGCCTCGGGGTACCCGGGGTTCGGCCAGCGCCCGTGCATCCCGAGGCCAGGCCGGCGCCCGTGACTGCGCGCGGGCAGCTGGAGAGTCTCGCGTTTCGGGCTGCCCGCGCGGGCTATGGCCGCAGGAGGGAGCGGACCCGGCGTCCGCCCGCTCCGCCCGTCTTCACTGCCTCCTGTTCTTTCGGGTCGACTCCGGACTGTGTCTGTGAGGTCGTCCTCATTTGACAGGGTGGGAAACAGAGGCCCGGAGGTTGAGGGGGGACCTCTCGCTCAAGGTCACGCAGCTTATTTGCGGCGGGGCCTGACTGAGTCCAGGCTCCCATCGGATGGCCTTCCTCCCGGGTAGATGCAAGAGAGGGACGGATGGATGGACAGGCGTATGGGCGGAGCCCTGGCTGCGGGGCCGGAGGTTCCAGGCTCTGGGTCTTAGTTCGTCCCTTCCCTCAGGTCTGCTACTGCAGCAACTGCCCCCCCTGCCGCCccggctggggagggaggcccccCTGCGCCTCCTCCAAACCTCACCAGTAACAGGAGACTGCAGCAGACCCAGGCCCAGGTGGATGAGGTgagtgggggcggggggcggggtcAAAGGCAGTGTGGGGAAGATCCTGAGAGTTGGCAAACTGGTGTGGGGCCCATCTTGGGTTGGAGATAATAGCAGTTCACATCTATGAGTTTTGAAACAAAGACACATCATGCCCCATCCCTGTCAGTGGGCGCTTGGAAAGGCTCTGGGGTGGTAGTCAGCCTTGTTAGCCTGGGGTGTTTCAGCCTGGGCAGATGTACTCTGGTGACAGGCTGCTTGGGGCTCAATAAATAGAGGGTGCTGCTGTGACATCTGAGATGCCTGGCTACCAGCATGCCCCTGATATGTGCTCCTTGCATGTCCCCAGGTGTGCCAGGCATGATTTGTGTGTGTCCTTAGCATGTTAGCCTGGCAACACTATGTGGGCTCGTGATGGAAGAGTGCCCTCACTGAGGCAGGCCTTGACACACCCTCTGCCTCGTGGGCCCCTCCCCCAGGTGGTGGACATCATGAGGGTGAATGTGGACAAGGTCCTGGAGCGGGACCAGAAGCTATCGGAGCTGGACGACCGCGCGGATGCACTACAGGCAGGGGCCTCCCAATTTGAAACAAGTGCAGCCAAGCTCAAGCGCAAATACTGGTGGAAAAACCTCAAGGTAAGGGTGGAGGCAGGCTGGAGGGCAGATAGGAGAACTGAGGTATCATGGTCTGTCTTACCCTCTCTTCTTGCCCCCAGATGATGATCATCTTGGGAGTGATATGCGCTATCATCCTCATCATCATCATCGGTGAGTCGGGTGGAAGTGGCTAGAGTCCTTACCCTGGAGAGGTTTCCATTCGTAATTTGGAATTTTGAAGGTCATTAACCTAGTTTATACTATTCAGCAAAAAGCATGTATCACTGCCAATGGCAGTTCTGATTCATCCAGAGCCCAAAGCCTTCATGTTGTTTAACCTCACTTTGACTGATTCTGGGCAATTTCTGTTAGGATTTTTTGGAGACTGGAATTCTGGTGGTTCATCAGTGCTCCCTTCAGGACTCTGGGCCTGAGAGCCCAGTGTAGGAACCCTGGAACTGGGCAGTGAGAGAGCAGGAAAGCCCCTCAGGCTTGAGACATGGCTGGGGAGCCAACCACCCCATTGGTTGAGAGCTTGTGGTCTATGAGGGCCAGAGGATTAGGGGTCTGGCCCCAGGACTATACATGAAGTTGAACAGACCTTGGAACCCACCTGTCCAGCCCCGTTGCTTTACAGATGGAGAACCAAAGCTGAGAGGGGAAAGGGATGTCAGCCatttggggagtggggaggttcggagcagggccaggcctgacaccctgctttttctctttctcccctctccctctcctcctctttctttccctctctacAGTTTACTTCAGCTCTTAAACCCCTGAGGAGCCTGCCCTGCCCAGAGAAGGGCCTCTTCCCCCCCAATCCCCAGCTGCTCCTCCACCTCTCAGCCATATCTTCCAGCCCCCCTCCCCTGgatccgtgtgtgtgtgtctgtgtgtgcgccCCCCTGTAAATAGCCAGCtgttatttatacatatataatattatatatatttggtctGTTTGTAGTTTTATTACTAGAAGATTTTTCCGGTTGTCCTTAACACCCCTTCCTGAGGTTCCCAGcacctcctttctctttccttccttcgtCCCTCTCTTCCTGACCAGCCCCAAGTTCCTTCCTTTGCATCTGCTATGCAACagtccctcttcctctccttagATTTAGCTGACCTTCCTCCTACCCTCACCTTCCTCATATCCCCCTCCCCTCTACCAAAACAAAAGGGAATTGTCCGGGCCTCTTGTGGTGTATCTCTTTTGTATCCTTGGGAGGCTCTGAGACTGGCCCCACTTGGTCCTAAGAATCCCAAGGTCTTCTGGGAGCTTCCAGCATGTTAATTAGCAATCATTTGCATACCGACATCCCTTTtggtttccttcatttttgttctATCACTCAACTTGATTCTCTCagcccatgttttttttttttactgaggagTTAGTTCCCATTGGTCCTTTGTATCACATTTTCATTTGCATGACATTACTTGCAGGTGGTTGGGGAGCTTGGGCTCTTGGGAAGCCATGCTCTTCTGGCCCCCAGAAACACTCCCTCCTAGCCCCTAGTCCAGTTTGCCTCCCCTACCCCATTTTCCAAACCTCttgtcccctcctctcccttcccccagctgATGTGTAAGTGTCTTGGAGTTCAGTGTGTTATGATGGACCAATAATTCTGCACTTGGAGTCTCTCCCCACATTCCTGCTCCCTAGTTTTCATGTGGGGCACTCAACTGACATTCCCATGgggtctccctccctctcatctGCCTGATTTGCCTCCTTCTCCTCCCACTAGGAGAGTTGGGGGTTGGCCACAATCTGATCTCGGGAGAAGTGGCTACCAGTGTGTGGGGTCATCACTGCCTTGGAAAGGAGTGAGGCAGGGCAGAGAATCCCCAGTTCTTGCCTGAAATCTCTGGTCCCACCCCTCCTGGGGGTTGGACTGAAAACTTTCCTCCCCAATTTGGGGGGTGTTGCCCCCATTACTGCCCAGCCCTCTGACTGCCCCCCTCTGAGTTCAGGGGGGGGTACTAGTAACTGCCAATGTATGTATGGGGCTGGCTGGAAGATAGGGATTCTCACCCTTCTCCAGGATGGTCAAGCCCAGAGAGAGCTGTCTCCTCCTTAGGTCAAGTTGAGAGAGGAAAGGTCTAAGGTCTTTTTAAATGGCACAATTTTAGGGGTCTGAGGGTGCAGTTCCTTAACCTGCCACTGGAGGGGACCCCCCCAACTTCCCCCACACTCAAGGTTTCAGTGTGAAGGGGGAGCAGGGAGATCTAAGTTGTGGTGTGAAAGGGTAGGAAGAGATGCTGGGGATGGGGGTGCTATGTTCTAGACACCCCATATTATCCCAGTGTcccctgctcccccttccctcaccccatgCCCCCAATTCTGTGACGCATCCAGATTGTGAAAATgtacaataaatgtgtaatgagtAACCAGGTGGTGTCTGttctaagatatttttttaaCCAGTGGGAAGAGTATCAGATCTGCGGGTATACCAGGAAGGTTGAGAAGATGCTTTGGGAAGGGACTGAACATTGTGAGAGGGCATGACCTTGTCCCGGGCAAAGTGTGATTCCCCAGATGGCCACGAGTGGGCACCAGGAATTGATAAGAG of Manis javanica isolate MJ-LG chromosome 4, MJ_LKY, whole genome shotgun sequence contains these proteins:
- the VAMP2 gene encoding vesicle-associated membrane protein 2 isoform X2 is translated as MSATAATAPPAAPAGEGGPPAPPPNLTSNRRLQQTQAQVDEVVDIMRVNVDKVLERDQKLSELDDRADALQAGASQFETSAAKLKRKYWWKNLKMMIILGVICAIILIIIIVYFSS
- the VAMP2 gene encoding vesicle-associated membrane protein 2 isoform X1, producing MAAGGSGPGVRPLRPSSLPPVLSGRLRTVSVRSSSFDRVGNRGPEVEGGPLAQGHAAYLRRGLTESRLPSDGLPPGSATAATAPPAAPAGEGGPPAPPPNLTSNRRLQQTQAQVDEVVDIMRVNVDKVLERDQKLSELDDRADALQAGASQFETSAAKLKRKYWWKNLKMMIILGVICAIILIIIIVYFSS